GAGCTTGGGAAGCCCGGCTCTCTGGCAGCCGGAGGGATGGGGGTGAGCCTGGACGGGGAGGGAGACGGGCACATAGGGATGCAGGGGATGCAGGCTGCATGGGGGTGCAGGGCACAGAGTGcactggggtgcagggagctcGGGGGTGCAGGCACTACTGTGGCAGCTGTGTTTGCTGCGGGATGGAAGCATGCCTGTGCCAGTGAATGGGGAGGGCAGGCAGCTCGCTGGGGCAGAGttgggcagggatgcaggagcaCGGGTACTGTCAGGGCTTGCAGGCCTCTCCATCGCTCCAAGGGCCCAGACCCACATCTCtccccatggctgcttggcggggGCTGCTCGGTGCAGCGGAGGAggaaggctgagtgagctggacTCCTTGCTGGTCTCTTTGCCCTTGCTCACCCCATCTCCCCCcatgctggagggggctgcagggcgggcagcgtgccCATCGGGCTGCATGCCACTGATCAAACCTGCAAAAGTGCAGTGAGAGCCGGGCGCCTGCCCTCACCCTGGGGTTGCAGCCCACAGCCATGGTGggtggcacagcccagctcacCGAGCAGCCCCTCGGGTGCTGGCCAGCGGTGCCCGTGCTCCTCCCCACCGACAGCTGTGCACCGCCAGCAACTCCCCTTGTCCTGCTTTTTACCCTTGGGTGCAGCTGTGTGTGCAAAGATTTGGCAAGGGACCAGCACGTGCAAGCCTGGGCTGCACATCTGGCTTCTCGCTGAGCGCCTGGGCCACTCCTTTGGTCTCTGTGTCTCATCCCCCCTCTGCCCCACCGGTGCCACATCTGGCTGCGGTGGGTCTCTCCTTGCAGGgcgtgctgcagcccagcccctcGCCTCATGCCATGCTCACACGCAGCCCGGTGCCAGATCCCAAAGGCCATCTCCGACCGGCACTGCCCTCAAAACGTGGAGAGCAGCCTCCTCGCTGAGGTCAGCCTGCACAGGCGCTCAGCCGGCAAGGGAGCTCTCATGCGGAGAGCCTGCACCCCGGCATCTTTATTTAACTCAGCAATCCGCCGGCTAAGCAAGATTTCTCAATGCGAAGAGCAGCATGGCTCAAATTGCTGCGATTCGTTCTCATTTGCAGCGGAATTTTATTCCCTGCCCCAGGCTGAACACCTGCGGCTGCCCCAGGTGATGCAGTGGGGGGAGCCGGGTTGCCCTGTGTGCCCCCGGGGCAGCAGCtatccccccagcccagggtgccagCAGGCCCAGCCAGGGCATTtgggggaggagaaggcagaCTGGGGGTGCTGGTCCTCCCGGCTGGGTCCCTCTGGGCATCGGCAGTCCCAAGGCACTTACTGGGGGCTGAGGCTGGGTGCAGGGAGCTCCCTGGCCGCGGCTTTGTGGGGTCTGTGGGACCGATTTGCTGTCAGGCTGCGGCACCCGGGCTGTGCTGCATCAGGatacgctggccctggagctgtgggcagcagggttCTGCTCCAGTCTCTGACCAAGCAGCAACCCGGGCGGTTCCTGGCTGCACCCAGTGCctagccagcagcaccccggggtggctctgCAGCCTCCGCCTCAGGGCAGCTGCACTTTGGTCTGTTTTAAGCCGGCAGACGGTTCCTGGGTTCGGCAGAGCCCCTGCCCTCCTTGCCCTAGTTGGGTGGGTGCTCCAGGGGCCGGTGCTCAGGGGCTGTGAAAGGCAGGGAGAAAGCGAGCGTGGTGGGGGAGCCGGGAAGCCTCTCCCGGCGTCCGAGGCCTGATGATGGCggaggggaggctgggggcaggCCAGCTGGGCGGACAGGCGAGGCTGTACCAGGCGTGATCTCCTCCCTGGAGCTGCGGTCGTCCCCCAGCATCTCCCTGCCAGCCTGAGAGCCTGCCCTGCCGCACTGCTCCTCACACCTCGAGCTGCAAAGTCCCCATGTGCCCTGAGCAACTGCCCACGCTGGAGTGACTGCAAGCAGCCGCGAGTGCCCCAAAGCTGCCTGCGCCAGGAAAGCCAGGCAGGGAGAGCCCTCACCCTGCCACAGGTGTGGGCACGgcctggggagctgggcagcagcccaggAACAGCCGTCGGTCTGTCCCATCACTCAGCCGTTGGCAAAGGGGGCTGCGCTGCTCCTGCTTTGcggaaggggaaactgaggcacggagcagggctgtctctgCTGCATTGCCGTCCCTCGCTCAAAACTTTTTTCAGCCCAGGGAGCGGCAGCTCCACCTTATGGGCACATGCTCTGTGCAAATACATCACTGCCCTGCTTCTTTCAGGGACCCTTGCTGGTCCCCGGGGCCAGCTCCTGGGGGGCTCGGTTTGGGAAGGTGGGGTGAGGCTGGCTAGGGGTGCGCTGCGCTGCAGTGCGCGGGGGGCTGCCAGAGGGTCCAGCTTTCCCCGGGAGCTGGAGAGCTGGAGAGAGCTGGCCGCCGGGCCAGCCGCTCAGCTGCCGCAGCGACTCCAGGCTGGCCGTCCCTCTGCTCAGGCCATTTTGGCATCCGACAGTGCGCACCAAATAGAAACAGGGCAGTGGGTGACCAGTGGCTTCGCCCTGGCCCCAGAGACAGTGGCTCTGGCCACCGGGATGGGCACGGCAGGGGGATGGGGGCTCCAAATGGGGGCCAAAGCCCCCCTAGCAGTGACCAGGCACCGGGACCCGTCTTCAGCATGTGCCGCAGGGATTCGGCTGCACAGGGCACTGCGAGCCTGCGTGGTCTGTGCGCGTGCTCATGTTTTCCACGGAGGTCTGGTGCCTCGCGGTGCACTCGCAGCAAGAAAAAGAGTGGGCAGCCGCCTGCCTTCCCTGAGCACCTCACAGGCCTGACGCCTGCGCCGACGGGCTGACAGAGGGGAGGGCTGTCCCGCCAGCGTGGGACCCTGCCTCTCCAGGCCCTGCTGCACTCCTGTCTGCAGCCCataccctgtccccaagtgccaccaTGTCCCCTTGGTGCTTCACCACCCTGACACAGCAGCGAGCCCCTGCCACTGCTGTGGCACAGCGAGGAGCCCAGGTTTGGGGCTGCAGAAAAGGGGAAAGGCCATTTCCCCAACCTTCGTtgttcatttttctgctttcttagaGGAAGCTGAGCCCAAAGATGTCCCGGCAGGAGGAGGATGGCACCCTAGGCATGCTTGCGCTGGCAGGGCCTGGGGCACCCATAGGTGCTGTGCACTGTGCTGCTGAGGAAGGCAGAAGGACTGCGATGTCCATGGGTCCCTGATGTGCTGGAGGGGCCGGCTGCGAGCCCCAGGCAGTGGGACACAGCCCAGCGCCGAGCCCTGCCCCAGCGACTGCTGAGGAACGGGCCCTGCAGCCCCGGCGTGTCCCCTTGGCAGCTGAGGACAGGCAGGCATCATGACAGCGGTGGCGGGAGGGACTCACCATCCTCTGCCGCCGCTGGCGCCGGCGCAGGCGCACGAACTCCTTATGTTGGCGGGAGACGAAGTTGACGGCTGCGTACTCCAACAAGGCAGCAAAGACGAAGACCAGGCACACAGCCATCCAGATGTCGATGGCCTTCACATAGGAGACCTGTGAGGGCAAGACGGGGCTCAGGGACCTGCTGCCCCCACCTCGCTCATCCCCCCCACTGCCAGCTTTGCCACGCTGCCGAGGGGCACAGGAGCCCTCTCAGCTGGGACACAGAGGCCAGCGCTCGCCCGGCCGAGCAGTGCCGTGTCCCGCTTCGGCAGATGGGGTGCCCCAGCCAGCTGGCTACAGAGCCAGCCATCCCCAAGGCaaggctgcccctgcccctgggGCACTGCGGGCAGCGGGCAccccgggtgcccccggcaggcTGCATCACGGGAGTCCAGCATGGAGCCAGCACTGACCTTGGGCAGGGAGGCACGGGAGCCGGCGCTCTGCGTGGTCATGGTGAGCACAGTGGTGATGCCCAAGCCCACCCGGGCCGGTGCCGCGTCCATGTTGATCCAGAAGGAGATCCAGGAGAGGATGACGATGAGCAGGCTGGGGATGTACATCTGGATCAGGTAGTAACCCATCTGCCTCTCCAGGTGGAACTTCACCTCAATGCAGGTGAACTTGCCTGTGGGGAAAGACAACTCCGATGGGTGAGAGGGACCCCTGGGCCATCGCAGAGGGGTGGCAGTGGATCCCTGGGGTGCTCACCTGTGTTGTAGTGCTTGGTGCAATAGCCCAGGTCCTTCTCATCCCTGAGAATGAACTGTGGGAGCGTCAAGCCCTCTGCCAcctgcacagcctcctgctcctcaagccaCTCGAAGATGAGGTCATTCATGGTGTAGCCAACTGGCGAAGGCAGAGGGAGCCATGGGACAGGGGGGACACGCACCCCATTCATCCCCACGCTGGACGACTGCTCCTTCCTGCTCACCTCGCAGAAGCAGGGAGATGCCAGCCtttgggatgggacgggatgggatgggatgggatggcatggcatggcatggcatggcatggcatggcattgGGGGGTCAAGCACAGCTTGAACCCAGCTAGGTACTCACAACTCTCCAGCTGCATGGTGCATGTCTGGATGTCCATGGGGAAGTTCTTGAGGTCCATGGGGCAGGACAGGATCAGCGTCAGCCTGGACAAGGCagaggaagggagggggttgctgggggctggggcagtgggagggaagAGCTGCCCCACGGGAGGCAAGAGGAAAGATTTTCCTCTGCACTCGGGCACTGCACCAGAGGAGAAGGGTCCTACCTAATGCTGTAGAGCACGTTGCCATTCTTGAAGATGCGCAGCAGCTTGTTGTCGGTGGTGACCTCATGGAAATTGGCCCCTTTCTCATTGGCGAAGAACAAGTCTGGCTTCCAGATGGAGTCGAGCATGGAGGGGTCGAGGTCGAGGGAGTCGTCGGGGTACTCACGGTAAGCCAGGCGGGGGTCATTCCACTGCTGCCGCAGGAAGATGTTCACCCGGTAGTCCTGGGACAGAGGGcactgcatcagctgggagcACCCCACGGTGCcccggggaggagcaggaggagatggaggaggaggtggaaggggGTCTCTTGGTCAAGGCTCAGGCCTGCAGGTGTTGCCCGCCTGACACTAACCATGCATAGGGCAGGGGCAGCTCAGGAGCTTTCCCATGCTGTTGGCAGCCAGGGGAAATTAAAAAGCCAAAGCCACAGCAGccgagaggagaaggaggagcagtagctgctgcctgcagcattCCTCACAGGGCTCTGTGGCGCGGGGCGGGGGTTGATGTGACAGTTGATAGTATTAAGGCTTTGCAGAAGCACAAATAGGAAATTTTTAGCCCTGGGGCTTCCTCAGAGGAGTTCCTCATgcacccagggaggctggggatggCAGAGACACAGAGCTTGCTTGTGTTGTAGGGCACCCACCAAGACTGCGAACAGCACGGAGCTACCACCGGCTGCCTCGCTCTGACCCTTCAGGGTGTTTCTCCCAGCTCTGGCACGGGAACGTGGCCCACACAGCCGAGCCCTGGTTAATGGACCCCAGAAGAGCCACAGCCATTTGCTATGGCTCTGCATGTCCCCTCCCCACTGTGGTGCCAGGGCCAGCTCTGGAGAAGGGCTCGCAGGAGCCCCATATGCACAGCCACTGGCTCGGGCACCAGGACCCGCATGCTCCCTGGCAGAGCCACCGCCAGCCCCCAGGCACTGGGAGAGGAGCCTGTCATGCTGGTGAAACCCTCACCATGGTGGTCTCGGTGACGGAGCCGAAGCTGTTGATGAAGATGTTGCATGTCACGTTGACGGGCGGACCTGGAAAACAGCGTGAAGCCTCCTCTCGCTGCCAGCCGGGGAGACACGTGCACCGCCCAGGCACACGTGGGGATGCCAGCTCCTGCACGCGCTGCGTAGATGAATGCGGACAAGCACCCCTCTGCCTGCTGGGGTCACCCCCTTAGCGAGTCGGGGCGAGCCCCAGCTCACCCTGCAAGCACGGCAGCCGCCTGCCCTGTCAGGCAAAGCAGGCACAGGCGGGGTGGCTGTGATCACAGGTGCAGCCTGGACTCCGGGGACGGTGTCAGGACAGAGGGATGTGGGTCGGCATCCTGCCCCCAAACCCATACCTGCCCATTCCCTGGTTTTGGGCAGCCATAAGCATGGGTCGCTGCCAGGTTTGGGATCCTCATGTCCTCCCCTTACCTTTGAAGTTGGGTCGAATCCGGGCGTCATACCCTGATGTTCGTCCCATAAGCTTGTCCAGGAAATCAGAGGGTGACATGGGCTGGGACGACCTTCGGGAAGCAGCTTTCATCTCCTCCCGCCCTGAGACCAGCCTGCGGGGCAGAGGAGCCAGGTTAGTTGCTTGCTGGCATCAGGGGTCTGCAGGCACCTTTCGGCACCCCGCGAGGATTGCCAGCTGCAGGGGAAGCGGCTGTGCCCGCGCCGCATCCGCTCCAGTGCCGAGTCAGCGCACTGACCCCGGGACCCCCTCCTCCTGCCGCTGTGATCCCAGTGGCTTCCCCCTCGCCTGCCACAGCCAGAGTGCCACCTGCCCGCCTTCTGCCTGTCCCCCTGCCAGCCGTGTCCCCTGGCATGGCGTCCAGCACTGGGTGCCTCCCggctccagggctgcagcagggacagagcGCAGTGGCAATGGCCTCCTGCACGGCAGCCGGGCTCGGTGATGGTGCTGGATGGGGAAAGTGGGGAGcgtcccccccagctcccatcACCAGCACCGTTTGAGCTGCTGAGCAAACATCCGCACCCTGCCTGGCACCGACTCACGGCTTGTGGAGCTGGAGGGACACAGCAGCCCCTCCGAGCTGTGGGCTGGCCTGGCGTGAGCGACGAGGTGCCCAGGAGCACAGCTGGGGTTGTGACACCTTGCCAGGCGCCAAGACGACGtggcaggagaggagcagcaaaGCCACCTCCGCACCAGCCGTGGCACCGAGCTGACACGAGCTCTCTCACACAGCGCTTCAGCGATGATGGAGACTTATTTAAACTGACCTTGGAAGGGATATTTTTGTGAACGCATCCTAGCCTGCCAGTTTCTCTCCTTCCATCAGTCCATAATGATCATTTCAAGGAAAAACGCGAGAGACGTTCGCTCACCACATCGCCAGGCATGTGGCTGTGATGAGGTGAGTTAACCGGAGACCTCCGGACACAAAGGGAGCTTTGAgcatgctgctggtgctgctgcatgCTGCCTCATAACTCCGCCAGGTCCATGCCCAGGTGGGTCCCACTCCTGCTCGGAGCTACAACCCCGTTATCACAAGCAGAGGATGATGCTGGGAGCTGGGACTCCCTGGGGTGCTTGTTCCTACCAACACACCTTGTTCCTATCTCCTCTCAGGGGAGCAGGATTCATCCTGGAGGGGCATATGAGCATCCTTGCCAGGAGAAATGGCCACAACAGCCACCCCAAAATAATCCAGTGGGCAGGGTTTCCCTGAACTGGACATGGGCAGCAGAGAGTACCCGAGACTGGTCCTGGCCCACAGCAAAAGGCTGGGAGAAATTCCCCCTCCTGGAGCTGCCTTAGAGAGGTGCGCCTTTGGgagggggctgcgaggggccaGGGTGACAAGAAGTTGAGTCAGGCCTCCACCTGCCACGTAGCTGTGAACCACGTCCGCCTCCgctgaagaggaggatgagggttCTCCCCGGAGCACGTGGGAGGAAGGCTCCCTTGGCGCCCCGGCCGCTAGCTCCTTGCAGATCTCAGCTCACCGGCTGAGCAATGGTGGATCTGCAGCCCCAGTGACGCTCGGACCTTGGGGACTGCAGGGAGTGCAGAACCGGCCCCGGTGCAGCCACCTCCAGTGGCATCGCTGGCAGGCACAGCCTCTGGGCCCTGGCTCTTCTCGAGGTttggctgcagctccccagtTCGGACCCCGCCTGCTCCGGGGGGCTCTGCTACTGACCTGGCCCCAGCTCTGCGGGGCCCTGGAGCTCAGCACCCCCGTGGAGCGAGGGGATGGTGAGGCTGGAAAAAACACTCACCTCTGCCCAAAAATGCCACCCCAAGACAAGCAGTTTCCACATGCGAAGTGGTGACATTTTGATGcaacttcccccctccccaccacaaAAGCTGCGGTTGCCCCCCACGCTGCTCCAGCCGCACCGGCCCAGtggtgggagggggagggggggagggagcagGCTCAGCCCAGGGGCACTgcagccccccaacccctccccgCCTGGCCTGCTCTCCCCTGCGTCCCGCCTTGTCCCAGGCAGTACCTGAGGTGGACGGAGAGGCAAAAAGGGACCAGGGGGCTTCGGATTTTCCACCCAAGTGGACCAAGAGTTGTTCCTGCACCCACGGGACCTGGGGCGCCCACCGGCCTGGGCCACCCAGGAGCTGGGTCAGGGACTGTCACAAGCCCCCTCCGAACACTCTGAGCCACGAAAGGGTCTGGGCATTGCAGGGGATTTGCAGCACGGGGGAGGGAGCTGGCCCCTTCTCCCACCACGGCAAGGGTGCCCACCTGGCCCGGGGGACCATCAGGGACCCACtactgtggggcaggggctgctggggacaggcagAGCCTGGCTGTGTGAGGCCAGGGTTGGAGGGGGAAGGTCTGGCgggtccctggggtgctgggtcAGGGTGTcggggaacggggcgggggggcaaGGCCAGCTTTGGGGGAGCTCCGGCGGCCAGCGGGGCGTtccggctgggggctggcagggttCTGGCTGAGGGGAGCAGCTCTAGGAGAGAGGTCCGGCTCGGGGGTGGGGGTGCGGGTCCGGGGGCTGCTCCGGGTCTGGGGAGGGATGGATGCCCGGGTCCCTCGGGAGAGATCCGTCTCCGAGAGGGTGTGATGCCCGGGTCCCGGGCATGAACGCGGGTCCCGGCGGGGGGAAACGCGGGTCCCGGGCGGGAACGCGGGTCCCGGCGGGGGGAAACGCGGGTCTCGGGGGATGGGGGTGCCGGGGGAGGGGGTGCCGGGGGAGCGGTGCGGcgagcagcagccccccggccgcgCAGCGCCGAGCCCCCGCGCCGTGCGCTCACCTGAGCGGGCCGCGCCGGGGCAGGAGgcagccgaggaggaggaggaggaggcaggcgaGGGCGCCGGCCCGGAGCGCACCCATCCcgccgcagcccgcagccccgccgcagcccgcagccccgccgcccc
The Opisthocomus hoazin isolate bOpiHoa1 chromosome 14, bOpiHoa1.hap1, whole genome shotgun sequence DNA segment above includes these coding regions:
- the LOC104329526 gene encoding glycine receptor subunit alpha-4 isoform X3 gives rise to the protein MGALRAGALACLLLLLLGCLLPRRGPLRLVSGREEMKAASRRSSQPMSPSDFLDKLMGRTSGYDARIRPNFKGPPVNVTCNIFINSFGSVTETTMDYRVNIFLRQQWNDPRLAYREYPDDSLDLDPSMLDSIWKPDLFFANEKGANFHEVTTDNKLLRIFKNGNVLYSIRLTLILSCPMDLKNFPMDIQTCTMQLESFGYTMNDLIFEWLEEQEAVQVAEGLTLPQFILRDEKDLGYCTKHYNTGKFTCIEVKFHLERQMGYYLIQMYIPSLLIVILSWISFWINMDAAPARVGLGITTVLTMTTQSAGSRASLPKVSYVKAIDIWMAVCLVFVFAALLEYAAVNFVSRQHKEFVRLRRRQRRQRMGLSRGTASLESLRQLSGWPGGDHACAPADSLSLRQEEELIRESRFYLRGYGLGHCLQPKDGAGEGPGIYSSPPAGMLLREGESLRRCYGDRAKRIDTISRAVFPFTFLVFNIFYWVVYKVLRSEDIHLVP
- the LOC104329526 gene encoding glycine receptor subunit alpha-4 isoform X2, whose amino-acid sequence is MGALRAGALACLLLLLLGCLLPRRGPLRLVSGREEMKAASRRSSQPMSPSDFLDKLMGRTSGYDARIRPNFKGPPVNVTCNIFINSFGSVTETTMDYRVNIFLRQQWNDPRLAYREYPDDSLDLDPSMLDSIWKPDLFFANEKGANFHEVTTDNKLLRIFKNGNVLYSIRLTLILSCPMDLKNFPMDIQTCTMQLESFGYTMNDLIFEWLEEQEAVQVAEGLTLPQFILRDEKDLGYCTKHYNTGKFTCIEVKFHLERQMGYYLIQMYIPSLLIVILSWISFWINMDAAPARVGLGITTVLTMTTQSAGSRASLPKVSYVKAIDIWMAVCLVFVFAALLEYAAVNFVSRQHKEFVRLRRRQRRQRMPLSTGPWSTHPTRARRAGALPNPGTVCRLKTDQSAAALRRRLQSHPGVLLARHWVQPGTARVAAWSETGAEPCCPQLQGQRILMQHSPGAAA
- the LOC104329526 gene encoding glycine receptor subunit alpha-4 isoform X1, which translates into the protein MGALRAGALACLLLLLLGCLLPRRGPLRLVSGREEMKAASRRSSQPMSPSDFLDKLMGRTSGYDARIRPNFKGPPVNVTCNIFINSFGSVTETTMDYRVNIFLRQQWNDPRLAYREYPDDSLDLDPSMLDSIWKPDLFFANEKGANFHEVTTDNKLLRIFKNGNVLYSIRLTLILSCPMDLKNFPMDIQTCTMQLESFGYTMNDLIFEWLEEQEAVQVAEGLTLPQFILRDEKDLGYCTKHYNTGKFTCIEVKFHLERQMGYYLIQMYIPSLLIVILSWISFWINMDAAPARVGLGITTVLTMTTQSAGSRASLPKVSYVKAIDIWMAVCLVFVFAALLEYAAVNFVSRQHKEFVRLRRRQRRQRMEEELIRESRFYLRGYGLGHCLQPKDGAGEGPGIYSSPPAGMLLREGESLRRCYGDRAKRIDTISRAVFPFTFLVFNIFYWVVYKVLRSEDIHLVP